Genomic segment of Buchnera aphidicola (Melanaphis sacchari):
AAAAATTTTTGAAACTTTTTGAATAAAATAACTTTATTCATAAATATTAACATTTCTTTCCACTTTTTTATTGACTTTTGTTCTATTGCTAACTCAAAAATTGCTTTAGCATAAGGTCTAGCAACGGTATTAAAAATCAACATTAATTTTTTGTCTCCGATAAAGAAAAGATTAATTTATCTATTAGATCCTTATTTTCATCTTTCTGAATATTTTTTTCAATAATTTTTTCAGCTATTAAAATTGCTGAATCTATAATTTCTTTTTGTAAAGTTTTACGCGCATCTATCATTTTTCTATTAATTTCTAGTTGATTATTTTTAAAAATTTTTTTGCTTTCTTCTATAGCTTTTGCTTTGGCTTTTTCTAAAATTAATAGTTTTTTATTATTTGCTTCATTTAAAATCAAAACAGCTTTTTTCTGAGAACATTTAATTTCTTGCTTAATTTTTTCTTGAATCAAAAGGAATTCTTTTTTAGCA
This window contains:
- a CDS encoding F0F1 ATP synthase subunit B, with the translated sequence MNINATILGQLISFILFVWFCMKFIWPPIMLAVETRQKKIKESLVSAENAKKEFLLIQEKIKQEIKCSQKKAVLILNEANNKKLLILEKAKAKAIEESKKIFKNNQLEINRKMIDARKTLQKEIIDSAILIAEKIIEKNIQKDENKDLIDKLIFSLSETKN